DNA from Desulfarculus baarsii DSM 2075:
AGCTGCGGCCCGACCTGCCGGTGATCGTCCCCGAGACCTTCAGCCAAAAGGCGTTGGATTTCCTGGCCGGCCGGGGTGACGGCGGCGGCGGCTCGCGCAATGACGTGGCCCACGCCGGGCCCTTGATCCGCCTGGAGGTGGGCATGATCCACCAACTCATGCCCGGTTGCGCCTCGGTGACCTTCGACGTGCCCATCATCCTCGACGTGCGCGGCGAGCAGTCGCTATACTTCCTGGTGGCCGAAAAGGGCCTGGTGGCCATGGCCGGCTGTTGCCACCAGGGCATGCGGCAATTCCTGGAGCTGCCCGGCCGGCATCTCAACGGCGCGGCCAGGCTCTACGGCCTCTACGGCGGCATGCACATCGCGCCCTTTGGCGAAATGGCCGCCGAGCAGGAACAAGCCATCGACTGGCTGGTGGAGCAAAAGCCCTGCGTTGTGGCCGCCAACCACTGCACGGGCCTGGCAGCCATCGAAAAAATGCGCGAAAAGGGCCTGCCCGTGCTGGGCGGTTCGGGCCGGGACGGCAGCGGGAGCGATCTGTACACCGGCAACGGCGATTGGGTCGATTTTTGAGCGTCGGCCGCCTGGCCGTGGCAAAATAGCGACACGAGAGCCCAGCGCCTTGCTATAATTTAAAGGCGCGGCGGTGCGTTTCGCCCGCGTGGGCGAGCGCGCGCCGCCGCGCCGAACGCTTAAGGAGCCCCCATGGCCAACGGGCTGGATGTGATCATCCTCGACGACGAGCGGCAGATCGCCGAGCACCTCAAGGATCTGACCGAGACGTTCTATTCGTGGGGCCAGGTCCACGCCTTCAGCGACGCCCTGGAGGCCCGCACCTTCTGCTTCAACCGCGAAAGCAGCCTGGCCATCTTCGTGCTCGACATGTTCCTGGGCGGCCAGACGGCCTTTGATTTCATCGAGGCGGTGACCATCCACTACCCCATGGCCGCCGAGGACAGCGTGATCATCACCGGCCACGCCGGCAACGACATCGTCAACATGTGCATGGCCGCCGGCGTCACCCACCTGCTGGAAAAGCCGATCAAGCCCTACGCCTATCAGTTCGCGGTGCGGGCCATCGCCAACAAGTATCTGCGTTTCGCCAAAAAACTCATGCACGACCCGGAGCTGGCCGGCGACGTGGCGCGCATGGCCCTTTGGTGAGCCAGTCGGCGGCGCTGGATTTTTGCGTTGCGGCGCGAAGGCGATATTGCCGATAAGATTACCAGCCAACGCCGTCGGCCCCCTGGCCGGGGCGTGGGATCGTCAGCCAGCGGCCGCCGGGGAATCGCGCCCCGACGGCCTTGCCTTAGTGATCACTTGCCAGCGCGCACTGGGAGGATTCGATGAGCAACAAGCGGCAAGACGTGTCGGTCAGCCCCGACGGCGAGGTTTTCATCCTGCCCGGCGAGGCCGACTATCAGGCCGAAAATCAGCGCTTGGCCGAGCTGGTGGCCGAACACCGCCAGGCCGGCCGCCAGATCGTGGTGGTCATGGGCGTGGGTTTCGTGGGCGCGGTGATGGCGGCGGTGGTGGCCGACGCGCCGGGCAAGTTCGTCATCGGCATGCAGCGGCCCAGCGAGCGCAGTTATTGGAAGATCCCCCTGCTCAACCGCGGCCTGGCCCCGGTCACCTCCGAGGATCCCGAGGTGCCGGCCATGATCGCCCGCTGCGTCAACGAAAAGAAGACCCTCACGGCCAGCTTTTCCTACGAGGCCCTGGCCCTGGCCGACGTTGTCGTCGTCGACGTGCAGTGCGATTATTCCAAGGACGAGCTGGCCGACGTGACCAAGGGCAGCGTGGAGATGCGCGCCTTCGAGCAGTCGCTGGGCGTCATCGGCCAGAAGATTCAGCCCCAGTGCCTGGTGCTCATCGAGACCACCGTGCCGCCGGGCGCCACCGAGTTCGTGGCCTATCCCATCATCAAAAAGGCCTTCCGCGCCAGGGGCGTTGACGACGAACCCCTTCTGGCCCACTCCTACGAGCGGGTCATGCCCGGCCGCAACTACGTGGCCTCGATCCGCGATTTTTGGCGGGTCTGCGCCGGCGTCAACGAAAAAAGTCGCCAGATGGTCGTCGATTTTCTCAACGACGTGCTCAACACCGAGAAGTATCCGCTGACCGTCCTGGACAAACCCATCGAGAGCGAGACGGCCAAGATCGTCGAGAACAGCTTCCGGGCCACCATGCTGGCCTTCATGGACGAATGGTCGCGTTTCGCCGAGCTAAACGGCGTCGATATCGTCAAGGTGATCCAGGCCATCAAGGCGCGGCCCACCCACAACAACATCATGTTCCCCGGCCCGGGCATCGGCGGCTATTGCCTGCCCAAGGACGGCGGCCTGGGCGTGTGGTCCCATCACCACCTGATGGGCTTTCAGGAGCCCATCTTCAAGATGACGCCCATGGCCATCGACATCAACGACAACCGGAGCCTGCACGCCGCCGGCCTGGTGCGCGACGGCCTGCGCAACATGAGCCGCTCGCTGGCCGCCTGCGAGGTGCTGGTCTGCGGCGCTTCCTACCGCGAGGACGTGGGCGACACCCGCTACAGCGGCTCGGAGCTGGTGGTGCGCAAGCTCACCGAGATGGGGGCCATTGTCCGCGTGCACGACCCCTACGTCAAGCGCTGGTGGGAGCTGGAAAACCAAGACACCTACCCCGCGCCGGGCCACAGCCGGGGCCGTTTTTTCCGCAGCCAGCAGGAGCTTGGCCACCTGAAGGTTTCGCAAGACCTGGAGCAGAGCCTCCAGGGGGCCGACGCGGTGGTGCTGTGCGTGCGCCACAAGCAATACCTGGAGCTGGACCCGGATTGGGTGGTGAAGATGGCCGGCGGCCCGCTGTGCGTGGTCGATTGCTTCGCCCTGTTGGACGACGCCAAGATCCGCCGCTATTTCGAGCTGGGCTGCGAGGTCAAGGGCATGGGCCGGGGCCACGTCAAGCGGATCAAGGACGCGGTGCGCCGCGCGTAGCGGGGGAGGCGTGACCATGGCGGCCTGGTTGGGCGTGGACATCGGCGGGACCAACACCCGCGTGGGTTTGGTGGATGACGGCGGCCTGATCGCCGCGCGTGGCTTTCCCACCCGGCCGGCGGCCGGGGTGGGGCCTTGGGCCGAGCGCTTGCGGCAGGAGGCCGCCGAGCTGCGCGGGCCCGACCCCCTGGGCGTGGGCGTGGCC
Protein-coding regions in this window:
- a CDS encoding MBL fold metallo-hydrolase; the protein is MAVLDRSSIRSLPLGDQLLDIGQCQGLRVLCVSEVGWWDDAKVINDVVANGGLAASQWTAPWQNDNAAGACNLVEVDYPGGATRRFLLDCGWDPDYIARRLAQTGVDRMIADGQVEFLYMSHEHMDHFFGVEAVLKLRPDLPVIVPETFSQKALDFLAGRGDGGGGSRNDVAHAGPLIRLEVGMIHQLMPGCASVTFDVPIILDVRGEQSLYFLVAEKGLVAMAGCCHQGMRQFLELPGRHLNGAARLYGLYGGMHIAPFGEMAAEQEQAIDWLVEQKPCVVAANHCTGLAAIEKMREKGLPVLGGSGRDGSGSDLYTGNGDWVDF
- a CDS encoding response regulator, whose amino-acid sequence is MANGLDVIILDDERQIAEHLKDLTETFYSWGQVHAFSDALEARTFCFNRESSLAIFVLDMFLGGQTAFDFIEAVTIHYPMAAEDSVIITGHAGNDIVNMCMAAGVTHLLEKPIKPYAYQFAVRAIANKYLRFAKKLMHDPELAGDVARMALW
- a CDS encoding nucleotide sugar dehydrogenase; translation: MSNKRQDVSVSPDGEVFILPGEADYQAENQRLAELVAEHRQAGRQIVVVMGVGFVGAVMAAVVADAPGKFVIGMQRPSERSYWKIPLLNRGLAPVTSEDPEVPAMIARCVNEKKTLTASFSYEALALADVVVVDVQCDYSKDELADVTKGSVEMRAFEQSLGVIGQKIQPQCLVLIETTVPPGATEFVAYPIIKKAFRARGVDDEPLLAHSYERVMPGRNYVASIRDFWRVCAGVNEKSRQMVVDFLNDVLNTEKYPLTVLDKPIESETAKIVENSFRATMLAFMDEWSRFAELNGVDIVKVIQAIKARPTHNNIMFPGPGIGGYCLPKDGGLGVWSHHHLMGFQEPIFKMTPMAIDINDNRSLHAAGLVRDGLRNMSRSLAACEVLVCGASYREDVGDTRYSGSELVVRKLTEMGAIVRVHDPYVKRWWELENQDTYPAPGHSRGRFFRSQQELGHLKVSQDLEQSLQGADAVVLCVRHKQYLELDPDWVVKMAGGPLCVVDCFALLDDAKIRRYFELGCEVKGMGRGHVKRIKDAVRRA